In the Aneurinibacillus soli genome, one interval contains:
- a CDS encoding spore coat protein CotJB, with amino-acid sequence MKENEKKYYELLHELQETDFIIVELNLYLNTHPNDQAAIAQYNEYVQKSMHLKNQFECLFGPLTSFGYSLSPTPFMWKDQPWPWQV; translated from the coding sequence ATGAAAGAAAATGAAAAGAAATACTATGAGCTGCTTCACGAGCTTCAGGAAACTGATTTTATTATCGTAGAATTGAATCTCTACCTTAACACGCATCCAAACGATCAGGCAGCTATTGCTCAATACAATGAATACGTCCAGAAAAGTATGCATCTGAAAAACCAATTTGAATGTCTATTCGGACCTCTTACAAGCTTCGGGTATAGCCTGTCACCCACTCCATTCATGTGGAAAGATCAACCATGGCCATGGCAAGTATAA
- a CDS encoding FAD-dependent oxidoreductase — MESNVIVYTSHGCPYCKKVKEQLTAWGISYEERNVSENKEYFDQLQQKKIFGTPATYINGKLVLGFQEPKMRKLLELPDDYEGPVSGVATSENEVSAAPSDSQEEGIFKSVDASILDDVYDLVTIGGGPAGASAAVYAARGRLKTLVIDKAPSAGTLAITHKIANYPGVKEELTGLELLQRMQEQAHDFGAIFVRTNVLSVDFSDPEIKKLEVPEGTIKAKSVFIAVGAKAPSSKIKGEEEFTGRGVSYCSTCDAAFFQERTVIVAGDNEEAVHEAETLSKFCKEVRLLIPTGILKGDVDLSTLESKDNVKVYKKYRVKEIVGENNVEKAIIQNDQKELETWDVDGVFLYLAGMKPGTDFLKGAVKRDSEGYIDVDESLQTSVAGIFAGGDARRTPIKQAVLSAADGAIAALGADKHVNKRSQLRPQYS; from the coding sequence ATGGAATCCAATGTAATTGTATACACAAGCCACGGTTGCCCATACTGCAAAAAGGTAAAAGAACAACTAACCGCGTGGGGAATCTCTTATGAAGAACGTAATGTATCAGAGAACAAGGAGTACTTCGACCAGCTACAGCAAAAGAAAATTTTTGGTACACCTGCTACTTACATCAATGGCAAGCTCGTGCTCGGCTTCCAGGAACCGAAAATGCGTAAGCTTCTGGAGCTTCCTGATGACTACGAAGGTCCGGTCTCTGGTGTTGCTACAAGCGAGAATGAAGTGTCTGCCGCTCCGTCAGACAGTCAAGAAGAAGGGATTTTCAAATCTGTTGATGCGAGTATTCTGGATGACGTATACGATCTTGTCACGATCGGTGGTGGACCAGCAGGTGCATCAGCAGCGGTATACGCAGCACGTGGTCGCCTGAAAACACTCGTGATCGACAAAGCACCATCAGCCGGTACACTTGCGATTACACATAAAATCGCCAACTATCCGGGCGTTAAAGAAGAACTGACCGGCCTTGAACTGCTCCAACGCATGCAAGAGCAAGCACATGATTTTGGGGCGATATTCGTTCGTACCAATGTCCTGTCTGTTGATTTCTCTGATCCGGAAATCAAAAAGCTCGAAGTTCCAGAAGGAACAATTAAAGCGAAAAGTGTATTCATCGCTGTTGGTGCCAAAGCGCCATCAAGCAAAATCAAAGGCGAAGAAGAATTTACAGGCCGTGGTGTAAGCTACTGCTCAACATGCGACGCCGCTTTCTTCCAGGAGCGTACTGTTATCGTTGCCGGTGACAATGAAGAAGCTGTGCATGAAGCAGAAACCCTGTCCAAATTCTGTAAGGAAGTACGACTCCTAATTCCGACAGGCATCCTGAAAGGTGATGTTGATCTGTCGACTCTTGAATCTAAAGATAACGTGAAAGTTTATAAAAAATACCGTGTCAAAGAAATTGTCGGTGAAAACAATGTTGAAAAAGCGATCATTCAGAACGATCAGAAAGAGCTAGAAACGTGGGACGTCGATGGTGTCTTCCTGTATCTCGCAGGCATGAAACCAGGTACCGACTTTCTAAAAGGTGCCGTCAAACGCGATTCAGAAGGCTATATTGATGTAGACGAATCTCTACAAACAAGCGTAGCCGGTATATTTGCAGGTGGTGATGCACGCCGCACCCCGATCAAACAGGCGGTTCTGTCCGCCGCTGACGGCGCAATTGCAGCGCTTGGAGCGGATAAGCATGTAAACAAGCGTTCCCAGCTCCGTCCACAGTACAGCTAA
- a CDS encoding DUF309 domain-containing protein gives MYDRLYVEYVYYFNVEKDYYECHEVMEEYWMQEGRNKLLQALLQVAVALHHFRNNNVEGAILLFEAALAKASTPWHGKLGIDDRQLFAEAAQYVERLHNYEENPFPFYPLTLLITDPDLAAATASCAPSGVAEEDKF, from the coding sequence ATGTACGATCGCTTGTATGTTGAATATGTATACTATTTTAATGTGGAAAAAGATTATTATGAGTGCCACGAAGTAATGGAAGAATACTGGATGCAAGAAGGCCGCAACAAGTTGCTGCAGGCGCTACTACAGGTTGCCGTTGCGCTGCATCACTTTCGCAATAACAATGTAGAGGGCGCGATTCTGCTTTTCGAAGCCGCTTTAGCCAAAGCCAGTACTCCATGGCATGGGAAACTCGGCATTGATGACCGCCAATTATTTGCTGAAGCGGCACAATATGTGGAGAGATTGCACAACTATGAGGAGAACCCATTTCCCTTCTATCCACTTACTCTTCTAATCACCGACCCGGATCTTGCAGCCGCTACTGCTTCCTGTGCTCCCTCCGGTGTAGCTGAAGAAGACAAATTTTAG
- a CDS encoding copper amine oxidase N-terminal domain-containing protein, producing MRHGKQWGLAFLVLILTLLSGCSGDALTLRNSFVKAASQPNYDFQSTIRVTSKDADNMLQLAHMMNPTDKELQDAGEILKTMREGITLKGSQYDRQHASMTMTLNHDSLLRKEKLWTGDQNASLTVLLSPEAAYVKTPLDSKYLFASLAPKTSEINPEVFAQLQKRVNEMTVAFIQEYSEKHSYNLPHIQNKGSVSVTLPNGQSTTASHITVTLNIEEMTALFYSIAKDAADDPKVRTFLMNIVQEMSKLDPSLASTNEISEDILAQNFAEALGEIKKMEKQYPPKKVAEMAREQGLQSFSFTFDYFVDANNLPVRSTSKLDFVFKDKDGALPEAIQLSVEIDDYMWNFGKATSIVYPAKTETVDAENLKENHKLLSAFHPQGFLHAILKDAISETKVLYVAPLSSVDSYNHYYYEGKQLYLPLRYTAETVNAEVNFDPVSQLVIIKKGGHTYKIKAGSKQVLREDGTSASMPAAASEKNGSIYVPASFFETFLDASYSITDDTGNDLLLTFTLNM from the coding sequence ATGAGACACGGCAAACAATGGGGACTGGCTTTTTTAGTACTTATCCTTACTCTACTCTCTGGCTGTTCCGGGGATGCTCTCACCCTGCGCAACTCTTTTGTGAAAGCGGCTTCCCAACCAAACTATGATTTTCAAAGCACCATTCGGGTGACAAGCAAGGATGCAGACAATATGCTACAGCTTGCCCATATGATGAATCCAACCGATAAAGAACTTCAGGATGCAGGAGAAATTCTTAAAACGATGCGCGAAGGGATTACGCTCAAAGGCTCTCAGTATGACCGCCAACATGCGAGTATGACCATGACGTTAAATCATGACAGCCTTCTTCGTAAGGAGAAATTATGGACAGGCGACCAAAATGCATCGCTTACCGTTCTACTTTCTCCAGAGGCCGCTTATGTTAAAACTCCACTTGATTCTAAGTACCTGTTTGCCTCTCTTGCACCTAAAACGTCTGAAATCAATCCGGAAGTGTTTGCCCAGCTTCAAAAGCGTGTGAATGAGATGACAGTTGCTTTTATTCAAGAATACAGTGAGAAGCATAGCTATAACTTGCCTCACATTCAGAACAAAGGAAGTGTGTCGGTCACACTGCCAAATGGACAGTCTACGACGGCTTCTCATATTACTGTTACGTTGAATATAGAAGAAATGACTGCCTTATTTTATAGCATCGCGAAAGACGCCGCAGATGATCCAAAAGTGCGTACGTTCCTGATGAATATTGTGCAAGAAATGAGTAAACTTGATCCAAGCCTTGCTTCTACAAATGAAATCTCCGAAGATATTTTAGCGCAAAATTTCGCCGAAGCACTTGGAGAAATCAAGAAAATGGAAAAGCAATATCCACCGAAAAAAGTTGCGGAAATGGCCCGTGAACAAGGTCTGCAATCATTTTCTTTCACATTCGACTATTTTGTAGATGCTAATAATCTTCCTGTTCGTTCCACTAGTAAGCTTGATTTTGTGTTTAAAGACAAAGATGGAGCACTGCCAGAAGCCATTCAATTAAGTGTAGAGATTGATGATTACATGTGGAATTTTGGAAAGGCCACATCTATCGTCTATCCTGCCAAAACAGAAACAGTCGATGCTGAAAATTTAAAAGAAAATCACAAGCTGCTCAGCGCCTTTCATCCACAAGGTTTTCTACATGCGATACTGAAAGACGCCATTAGTGAAACAAAGGTACTATACGTAGCTCCTCTTTCTTCCGTAGATTCTTATAATCATTACTACTATGAGGGTAAACAGCTGTATCTTCCGCTTCGCTATACAGCAGAAACAGTGAATGCAGAAGTAAACTTTGATCCGGTATCTCAACTTGTCATTATCAAGAAAGGAGGGCATACTTATAAAATAAAAGCAGGAAGCAAGCAGGTTCTTAGAGAAGACGGTACTTCCGCTTCTATGCCCGCTGCCGCCTCTGAGAAAAACGGCAGTATATATGTACCAGCCTCTTTCTTTGAGACATTTTTAGATGCTTCCTATAGTATTACAGATGATACCGGTAATGATCTTTTGCTTACCTTTACATTGAATATGTAA
- a CDS encoding spore coat associated protein CotJA, whose amino-acid sequence MDDVHTFRKTYTVYTSPHNPCPPMKVRTYETPPQLYMTFQPPGLPQFPPAEAFRHGTLWPSLFAPYESPYKSGKREEAD is encoded by the coding sequence ATGGATGACGTGCATACGTTTCGTAAGACGTATACCGTATATACCAGCCCGCATAACCCTTGTCCTCCTATGAAAGTCCGAACATATGAAACACCGCCTCAACTGTACATGACATTTCAACCACCGGGACTACCCCAATTTCCTCCGGCTGAAGCTTTTCGCCATGGTACATTATGGCCGTCTCTTTTTGCACCGTATGAAAGCCCGTATAAGTCTGGTAAACGGGAGGAGGCCGACTAA
- the recU gene encoding Holliday junction resolvase RecU → MPDTPASSYVPERMKANEFLAMMQAKQQGAANRGMTLEEEVNESNQYYVAQEIAAVHKKPTPLQIVKVDYPSRSAAVIREAYFRQPSTTDYNGVYRGRYIDFEAKETRNQTSLPLKNFHEHQINHMRLVHKQDGIAFAIIRFTMQAETYVLDASHVIRFWDDAHQADGRKSIPYAYIAKNGHRIQESYRPRLDYLSVIDRCYFS, encoded by the coding sequence ATGCCAGATACCCCCGCATCCTCCTATGTGCCAGAGCGTATGAAAGCGAATGAGTTCCTCGCTATGATGCAGGCAAAGCAGCAAGGAGCCGCCAATCGGGGAATGACACTTGAGGAAGAAGTTAATGAAAGTAATCAATACTATGTAGCACAAGAGATTGCTGCTGTGCATAAAAAACCGACCCCTCTCCAAATTGTGAAAGTAGACTACCCATCCCGTTCAGCTGCGGTCATCCGGGAAGCGTATTTCCGCCAGCCTTCCACAACGGATTACAACGGTGTATACCGGGGTCGTTATATCGATTTTGAAGCAAAAGAAACGCGCAACCAGACGTCGCTGCCACTGAAAAATTTTCATGAGCACCAAATTAATCACATGCGTCTTGTACATAAACAAGATGGGATCGCCTTTGCCATCATACGCTTCACCATGCAAGCTGAGACATATGTACTCGATGCTTCCCACGTCATCCGTTTCTGGGATGACGCACACCAGGCCGATGGACGTAAATCCATTCCGTATGCGTACATCGCTAAAAACGGTCACCGCATCCAGGAAAGCTATCGCCCCCGGCTTGATTATTTGTCTGTCATTGACCGCTGTTATTTCAGCTAA
- a CDS encoding manganese catalase family protein — protein MWVYQKKLQHPVRVSKCDPCMAKFLVEQYGGADGELAAALRYLNQRYTVPPKIIGLLNDIGTEELAHLEMIATMVYKLTKDATPDQLKAAGLGEHYANHDKALFYTNASGVPFTVSYIAAKGDPIADLYEDIAAEEKARATYQWLIDMTDDIDLKDSLTFLREREIIHSLRFREAVEILKEDRAQKKVF, from the coding sequence GTGTGGGTATATCAGAAAAAACTACAACACCCGGTTCGTGTCAGCAAATGCGACCCATGTATGGCCAAGTTTTTAGTTGAACAGTATGGCGGCGCAGACGGTGAACTCGCTGCCGCACTCCGCTATCTAAACCAGCGTTATACGGTTCCACCCAAAATCATCGGACTTCTGAACGATATCGGCACCGAAGAACTCGCCCACCTGGAAATGATTGCGACCATGGTATATAAGCTAACCAAAGACGCGACCCCGGATCAGCTGAAGGCAGCCGGTCTGGGCGAGCATTATGCAAACCATGACAAAGCACTGTTTTATACGAATGCTTCAGGTGTTCCCTTTACCGTCTCGTATATCGCGGCTAAAGGCGATCCGATCGCTGACCTGTACGAAGATATTGCCGCCGAGGAAAAAGCGCGGGCGACCTATCAATGGCTCATTGACATGACAGATGATATAGACTTAAAAGACTCGCTTACGTTCCTCCGTGAACGAGAAATTATTCACTCGCTACGCTTCCGGGAAGCAGTCGAGATTCTAAAAGAAGATCGAGCGCAAAAGAAAGTTTTCTAA
- a CDS encoding nitroreductase family protein: MDDLLELIKTRRTIGKVVDELVPREHIIQILEAGHWAPSHHNTQPWKFFVMTGEGRNRLGEAYARISIEEKGAEGAEAAELREKGTKKAHRAPLVIAVACVPTEGEHVMRREEVAATTACVQNMLLAAHALGYGAIWRTGAPCYDVRMKEAFGLGDHDEMVALLYIGRPQVERTSVRMRLETKIEWLTS; this comes from the coding sequence ATGGATGACTTGTTAGAACTTATTAAAACACGTCGTACGATTGGAAAGGTCGTGGATGAATTGGTACCCCGTGAACACATCATACAAATCCTTGAGGCGGGACACTGGGCACCGAGCCATCATAATACACAGCCGTGGAAATTTTTCGTCATGACGGGAGAAGGACGTAATCGTCTTGGCGAAGCATACGCACGCATTTCTATTGAGGAAAAGGGAGCCGAAGGAGCAGAAGCAGCTGAATTGAGAGAAAAAGGCACCAAGAAGGCTCACCGTGCACCGCTTGTCATTGCTGTTGCTTGCGTACCAACAGAAGGAGAGCATGTGATGCGCAGGGAAGAGGTAGCAGCTACAACGGCCTGCGTACAAAATATGTTGCTGGCTGCGCATGCGCTTGGGTATGGTGCGATCTGGCGTACGGGTGCGCCGTGTTATGACGTGCGGATGAAAGAGGCATTCGGGCTTGGAGACCATGATGAAATGGTGGCGCTTCTGTACATTGGGCGTCCGCAGGTGGAGCGAACCAGTGTCCGTATGCGCCTGGAAACGAAAATAGAATGGCTCACCTCATAA